In the genome of Micromonospora sp. Llam0, the window CTCGACATGAGTCCACGCCGAACCGAAGGTGAACGGATGTTGAACGATGACGTAGACCTCAGCGCAGGTCACGAGTCAATAACGGTACGGCCGGCCGTGCGCCGTTACCAAGTGTTCACATTTGGGCAGATGGGCACGAACGGCCACCCTTCGCTCAGCCAGGCTAGCGGCAACGCCGCTCGGTTAGGGCGTTGTGGCGGCTGTCAAGGGCGTGTCGCTCGGGCAAACGGAAGCGGAGTTCCGGATGGTCGACGAGATCCTCGCCGCGACCCGTCGTACCCAGCAAAGGATCCGGCTGCTCCCGGCCCGGGTGACGGTGTACCTGGTCCTGGCGGGTTGCCTGTTCGCCGAACTCGGCTACCCGCAGGTGTGGCGGAAACTGACCGCCGGTCTGACCGGGCTGGACCTGGCCGCCCCGTCCTCGGGCACGCTACGGGAAGCCAGGCGGCGACTCGGGTCCGCGCCGCTACAGGCGTTGTTCGACCCGCTGCGTGGCCCGGCCGTGACCACGGCGAAACACGCCGTGCGATGGCGGGGTCTGCTGCTGACCGCGATCGACGGGACCACGATGTCCGTCGCCGACGCCGGGAAGGTCCGGACCCGCTACCGCAAACAACGGGGTAACCACGGCGGCGCCGGCTACCCGGCACTACGGCTCAGTGTCCTGCTGACCTGCGGTACCCGCTCGATCATCGACGCCGCGTTCGACCCGATCAGCACCGGCGAACTCGACCAGGCCCGCACCCTGGCCCGTAGCCTACGGGCCGGGATGCTGTTGCCGGCCGACCGTAACCACGCCGCCGCCGACCTCATCGCCACCCTCGTCGCGACCAGGGCCGACCTGCTGATCCGCTGCAAGAACGGCCGCCGCCTGCCCGTGATCACCCGTTACCGCGACGGGTCCTGGCTATCGACCATCGGCACTGTACGCGTGCGGGTCATCGACGCCCAGATCAGCGTCACCACCAGCGACGGCACCCACACCAGCGGCTACCGGCTGGTCACCACCCTGCTCGACGCGCACCGCTACCCCGCCGGCGACCTGATCCGGCTGTATCACCGCAGGTGGGAGATCGAAACCGCCTACCTGGAGATCAAATCCAGCATCCTCGGCGGTCGGGTCCTGCGCGCCCGTACCCCCGACGGCATCGACCAGGAGATCTACGCCCTACTCACCGTCTATCAGGTA includes:
- a CDS encoding IS4 family transposase, which translates into the protein MVDEILAATRRTQQRIRLLPARVTVYLVLAGCLFAELGYPQVWRKLTAGLTGLDLAAPSSGTLREARRRLGSAPLQALFDPLRGPAVTTAKHAVRWRGLLLTAIDGTTMSVADAGKVRTRYRKQRGNHGGAGYPALRLSVLLTCGTRSIIDAAFDPISTGELDQARTLARSLRAGMLLPADRNHAAADLIATLVATRADLLIRCKNGRRLPVITRYRDGSWLSTIGTVRVRVIDAQISVTTSDGTHTSGYRLVTTLLDAHRYPAGDLIRLYHRRWEIETAYLEIKSSILGGRVLRARTPDGIDQEIYALLTVYQVLRTAMTDATDSQPATSPDRASFTTALNAARDQITNAAGVLADTVIDLVGAIGRAVLAHLLPDRRIRVKTRMIKRSNSKYQARGPSIDRRSYKATIAVDIITNHCEASAGP